A single Bacteroidales bacterium DNA region contains:
- a CDS encoding threonylcarbamoyl-AMP synthase — protein sequence MQEDINKALKVLQNGGVILYPTDTIWGIGCDAKNEKAVEKIYKIKKRDDKKSMLILLNNINHIYSYVEDVPEIALDIVELATKPTTIIYQRAKNLAENLIAEDGSIGIRITSEKFTDKLLQRFKNPVVSTSANVSGDPAPENFYEISEKIKLNVDYIVNYKQDIRANQASSIIKIGLSNEIKVIRE from the coding sequence ATGCAAGAAGATATAAACAAAGCATTAAAAGTATTACAAAACGGCGGAGTTATATTATATCCTACCGATACTATTTGGGGTATAGGATGTGATGCAAAAAATGAAAAAGCAGTTGAAAAGATATATAAAATTAAAAAAAGAGATGATAAAAAAAGTATGCTTATATTATTAAATAATATTAATCATATTTACTCTTATGTTGAAGATGTTCCTGAAATAGCTTTAGATATAGTTGAACTGGCAACTAAACCAACAACAATTATTTATCAAAGAGCCAAAAATCTCGCTGAAAATCTTATTGCAGAAGACGGCAGCATCGGAATAAGAATAACATCAGAAAAATTTACGGATAAACTGTTGCAAAGATTTAAAAATCCTGTTGTTTCTACATCTGCAAATGTTTCCGGAGACCCGGCACCCGAAAATTTTTATGAAATTTCCGAAAAAATAAAATTAAACGTTGATTATATCGTTAATTATAAACAGGATATAAGAGCAAATCAAGCTTCCTCCATTATAAAAATCGGACTCTCAAATGAGATTAAAGTTATAAGAGAATAA
- a CDS encoding glycosyltransferase family 4 protein produces the protein MKIGFDAKRAFYNKSGLGNYSRSTIEQLTKFYPSHNYLLFTPSTENAVKFNIPDKVSIIEPKLFLSKAFKSYWRTFRLSKKIHEHKLDVYHGLSGELPHKAHKKSIAKLIVTIHDLIFLRYPELYNSVDRKIYYQKAKYACEIADTVIAISEQTKSDIVNFFGIDEKKIDVVYQGCHPNFQKEVDTNTKIEVARKYNLPENYLLNVGTIEKRKNSLSILKAVNEADIDTVLIIAGSKTDYQEEIIKYASENNIENKLLIINDIPFSDLPAIYQQADIFIYPSLFEGFGIPIIEALYSGVPVITTKGGVFSETGGFSSIYVEPENIEKLSDSILKILDDHDLRRKMIDEGLDYVQKFNEEKIASNLMNVYLK, from the coding sequence ATGAAAATCGGATTCGATGCTAAAAGAGCTTTTTATAATAAAAGTGGTTTGGGAAACTACAGCAGAAGCACTATTGAACAACTGACGAAGTTTTACCCTTCTCACAATTACTTATTGTTTACGCCTTCTACCGAAAATGCTGTTAAATTTAATATTCCTGACAAAGTAAGCATTATTGAGCCGAAATTATTCTTAAGCAAGGCTTTTAAATCGTATTGGCGAACATTTCGTTTATCAAAAAAAATACATGAACATAAACTTGATGTATATCACGGTTTAAGCGGAGAATTGCCTCATAAAGCTCATAAAAAATCAATTGCAAAATTAATTGTTACCATTCATGATTTGATTTTTTTAAGATACCCGGAATTATATAATTCTGTTGACAGAAAAATTTATTATCAAAAAGCTAAATATGCTTGCGAAATTGCTGATACAGTTATTGCCATCAGTGAGCAAACAAAATCTGATATAGTAAATTTTTTCGGGATAGACGAAAAAAAGATAGATGTTGTTTATCAGGGTTGTCATCCGAATTTCCAAAAAGAAGTTGATACGAATACAAAAATTGAAGTTGCACGAAAATATAATTTACCTGAAAACTATCTTTTAAATGTAGGTACTATAGAAAAAAGAAAAAACAGTTTATCAATATTAAAAGCCGTTAATGAAGCTGATATTGATACTGTATTAATTATTGCAGGCAGTAAAACTGATTATCAAGAAGAGATAATAAAATATGCAAGTGAAAATAATATTGAAAATAAGCTGTTAATTATTAATGATATTCCTTTTTCAGATCTGCCGGCAATTTATCAACAAGCAGATATATTTATTTATCCTTCTTTATTTGAAGGATTCGGAATACCGATTATTGAAGCATTGTACTCCGGAGTTCCGGTAATAACAACAAAAGGAGGAGTTTTCAGTGAAACAGGAGGTTTTTCAAGCATTTATGTCGAACCTGAAAATATTGAGAAGCTGTCAGATTCAATTCTTAAAATTTTAGATGATCATGATCTTCGCAGAAAGATGATTGATGAAGGCTTGGATTATGTTCAAAAATTTAATGAAGAAAAAATTGCATCAAATTTGATGAATGTATATTTAAAATGA
- a CDS encoding 2,3,4,5-tetrahydropyridine-2,6-dicarboxylate N-succinyltransferase, whose protein sequence is MNKSLFSTVEAAWENRELLKEKKTKDAISEIIEQLDKGKLRVAEPANGFWQVNDIIKKAVILYFPIKEMQVINAGVLEFHDKIPLKTGYQDLGIRVVPHAIARYGAYISKGVILMPSYVNIGAYIDEGTMVDTWATVGSCAQIGKNVHISGGVGIGGVLEPVQAAPVIIEDGCFIGSRCIIVEGVRVMKEAVLGANVSITKSTKIIDVTSYEPIEYEGVIPERSVVIPGSFTKKFPAGEYQVPVALIIGKRKASTDIKTSLNDVLRKFNVTV, encoded by the coding sequence ATGAATAAAAGTTTATTTTCAACTGTTGAAGCAGCTTGGGAAAACAGAGAGTTATTAAAAGAAAAAAAAACAAAAGACGCAATTTCTGAAATTATTGAACAATTAGACAAAGGAAAGTTACGTGTTGCAGAGCCTGCAAACGGGTTTTGGCAAGTAAATGATATAATAAAAAAAGCTGTTATTCTTTATTTTCCGATTAAGGAAATGCAAGTGATAAATGCCGGAGTATTGGAATTTCATGATAAAATTCCTTTGAAAACCGGATATCAAGATCTGGGGATAAGGGTTGTACCTCATGCTATTGCCAGATATGGTGCTTACATTTCAAAAGGTGTCATCTTAATGCCTTCTTATGTTAATATCGGTGCTTATATTGATGAAGGAACAATGGTTGACACATGGGCAACAGTTGGTTCATGCGCTCAAATCGGGAAGAATGTCCACATAAGCGGAGGAGTCGGTATAGGCGGAGTCCTGGAACCTGTACAAGCAGCACCTGTGATAATTGAAGACGGATGTTTTATAGGGTCAAGATGTATAATCGTTGAAGGTGTCAGAGTAATGAAAGAAGCCGTACTGGGTGCTAATGTCTCAATTACAAAATCTACAAAGATAATTGATGTTACAAGTTATGAGCCTATTGAATATGAAGGCGTAATACCGGAAAGATCTGTTGTGATTCCCGGTTCGTTTACTAAAAAATTTCCTGCCGGTGAATATCAAGTTCCTGTAGCATTAATAATCGGAAAACGCAAAGCATCAACCGACATTAAAACATCCTTGAATGATGTTTTAAGGAAATTTAATGTAACTGTATAA
- a CDS encoding archaeosortase/exosortase family protein has protein sequence MDQNKKKKKYWLRFLISGAAAFILIYVFYNVLRKNELIDTLYVDILNKFVEILLIGSKFITELFGFEVVTFGKTIKIIDGFKASGVYLDRGCMGRNVMLGYAALIAVFPGKFIHKLWYIPMGLAIITIVNLLRISGLAITAYCCPEYSDINHYLVFKIAAWIVIFLLWVIWFNRFSPFSKKKVTN, from the coding sequence ATGGATCAAAATAAAAAAAAGAAAAAATATTGGTTAAGATTTTTAATAAGCGGGGCAGCAGCATTTATTTTGATTTATGTTTTTTATAATGTATTACGAAAAAATGAACTGATTGATACCTTGTACGTTGATATTCTCAATAAATTTGTCGAAATATTGTTAATAGGGTCTAAATTTATTACTGAACTTTTTGGTTTTGAAGTTGTAACATTCGGTAAAACTATAAAAATTATTGATGGCTTTAAAGCTTCGGGAGTATATCTTGACAGAGGTTGTATGGGAAGAAATGTTATGTTGGGTTATGCTGCATTGATAGCTGTCTTTCCGGGAAAATTTATCCATAAACTTTGGTATATCCCTATGGGACTGGCTATTATAACAATTGTTAATTTACTTCGTATTTCAGGCTTGGCAATTACAGCTTATTGCTGCCCCGAATACAGTGACATCAATCATTATCTCGTTTTTAAAATTGCTGCTTGGATCGTTATATTTTTATTGTGGGTAATTTGGTTTAATCGGTTTAGTCCTTTTTCTAAAAAGAAAGTTACCAACTAA
- a CDS encoding DUF2797 domain-containing protein yields MRTELKDSVNYFLSGSNEKIFMNGLIGKEFEIVWQEKIECVACGNSTKKSFAQGHCYPCFISVPETAPCILRPELCEAHKGIARDIEWSQKNCLTDHYVYLALTSGLKVGVTRSSQIPARWMDQGAIKAIKLAKTPNRYTAGMIETQLKKYISDRTSWQKMLKNEVDREINLIEKKTEIYELIDPGYRQYIDTDNTITEINYPVIKYPEKVKSINLDKSIRFKGKLTGIKGQYLIFEDGSVINIRKYGGYIVEISW; encoded by the coding sequence ATGAGAACAGAGCTAAAAGATTCTGTTAATTATTTTTTATCCGGCTCAAATGAAAAAATTTTTATGAATGGTTTGATTGGGAAAGAATTTGAAATTGTATGGCAGGAAAAAATTGAATGTGTTGCTTGCGGGAACAGCACAAAAAAATCATTTGCACAAGGTCATTGTTATCCTTGTTTTATTTCTGTTCCTGAAACTGCACCATGTATTTTAAGACCCGAACTTTGTGAAGCACATAAAGGAATTGCGAGAGATATTGAATGGTCACAAAAAAATTGTTTAACTGACCATTATGTATATCTCGCATTAACAAGCGGACTAAAAGTCGGTGTAACTCGCTCAAGTCAAATCCCTGCAAGATGGATGGATCAAGGAGCAATAAAAGCAATTAAACTTGCAAAAACTCCGAACAGATACACAGCAGGTATGATTGAAACTCAATTAAAAAAATATATTTCAGACAGAACAAGTTGGCAAAAGATGTTAAAAAATGAAGTTGACAGAGAGATTAATTTAATTGAAAAGAAAACGGAAATATATGAATTAATTGATCCCGGTTATCGACAATATATTGACACTGATAATACTATTACTGAAATAAATTATCCTGTTATTAAATATCCTGAAAAGGTAAAAAGTATTAATCTTGATAAATCAATAAGATTTAAAGGAAAACTGACGGGAATTAAAGGACAATATTTAATTTTTGAAGACGGAAGCGTTATAAATATTAGAAAATATGGTGGGTATATAGTTGAAATTAGTTGGTAA
- a CDS encoding PspC domain-containing protein, with protein MEKITIVNINKTDYKLTESAYLLLSDYNKFIKRTIPDKEKIADIEIQISVIIDMEIEERGKISVVNVDIIKEVISVLKENQKIFYYPHNIKRKRKTERRKTQSGSNIKRDKRNNVFGGVCAGIANRFNIDPMLIRIMFIVATLITGVFLILYIILWAVLPEDK; from the coding sequence ATGGAAAAAATTACAATAGTCAATATAAATAAAACCGACTATAAACTAACAGAATCGGCATATTTATTATTATCAGATTATAATAAGTTCATAAAAAGGACTATACCTGATAAAGAAAAAATTGCTGATATTGAAATTCAGATTTCTGTTATTATTGATATGGAAATTGAGGAGAGAGGTAAAATATCGGTAGTTAATGTTGATATAATTAAAGAAGTTATATCTGTACTGAAAGAAAACCAAAAAATATTTTATTACCCGCATAATATTAAAAGAAAAAGAAAAACAGAAAGAAGAAAAACGCAATCCGGTTCAAATATTAAAAGAGATAAAAGAAATAATGTTTTTGGCGGTGTTTGTGCCGGGATAGCAAACAGATTTAATATTGATCCGATGTTAATAAGAATAATGTTTATTGTTGCAACTCTTATTACGGGTGTATTTTTAATACTGTATATTATATTATGGGCTGTTTTACCTGAGGATAAATAA
- a CDS encoding PadR family transcriptional regulator, with protein sequence MKLENAKAQMRKGVLEFCILSILSRGDAYTSDIIKELKNVELIVVEGTLYPLLMRQKNAGLLSYRWEESSQGPPRKYYRLTEKGENILGELDRSWTNLTDSVREIKNYKR encoded by the coding sequence ATGAAACTTGAAAATGCAAAAGCACAGATGAGGAAAGGTGTTCTTGAATTTTGCATACTATCAATATTATCAAGAGGAGATGCTTATACATCAGACATAATTAAAGAGCTTAAAAATGTTGAGTTAATAGTTGTGGAAGGCACTTTATACCCTCTTTTAATGAGACAGAAAAATGCAGGATTATTAAGTTACAGATGGGAAGAATCTTCTCAAGGACCTCCGAGAAAATATTACAGATTAACTGAAAAAGGTGAAAATATTTTGGGCGAATTAGATCGTTCGTGGACAAACTTAACTGATTCTGTCAGAGAAATAAAAAATTATAAAAGATAA
- a CDS encoding PspC domain-containing protein: MKKTIRIHISGYIFNIEEDAYAILEDWLSKISNQYSDEEGGDEIINDIEMRVAEIFQEKIGIEEGVISTEEVFGVIEIMGKPEDFEKDTGSAETDSRHTAKQTSKTSKTSKKAKHKKRLYRDEENSILGGVCSGIASYFGIDPVIIRILFAVAIIFGGFGTFFYILLWIIVPKAETTAQKLEMKGDPVNISNIEKAIKDEFESVKKNFLNKTNVESFNKFKKGLTDIIDAFANIIVKLFKGVSGIIGVSFIIAGILAIIIAFSFFFSNSNSNILIFNYDIFNWQPLINLLPTPFSSTITSIGLFLLTAIPVIMIIYAGTRILFRYKTKGKAFRYTSLSLWTIGIIITIFAGIKLAENFQSENKHTNTFTLSENLSSTIYLKLDSEYNRVFNKPDYVVGNYNLVTGNDQVKLFGKPNFDIVKSKDNKTNLKLFYSATGKSRKDAYLRSQKISYLWNNEDSVLSLQPYFTIKGENKLYKRDLFITLEIPVGKTIFIDTSIVNLLDGIENTENMWDHEMTDKKWVMTDNGLSLFIKNDSVIIEEEIIQQEIDTVKTDTNISI; this comes from the coding sequence ATGAAGAAAACAATTAGAATACACATCAGCGGATACATCTTTAATATTGAAGAAGATGCATATGCAATTCTTGAAGATTGGCTGTCAAAAATCAGCAATCAATATTCTGATGAAGAGGGAGGCGATGAAATAATCAACGACATTGAAATGCGGGTTGCAGAAATATTTCAAGAAAAAATTGGTATAGAAGAAGGTGTAATTTCTACCGAAGAAGTCTTTGGGGTTATTGAAATAATGGGAAAACCTGAAGACTTTGAAAAAGATACCGGATCTGCGGAAACTGATTCAAGACATACTGCAAAACAAACATCAAAAACATCAAAAACATCAAAAAAAGCAAAACATAAAAAACGCTTATATCGAGATGAGGAAAATAGTATTTTAGGCGGTGTTTGCAGCGGTATTGCAAGTTATTTCGGAATTGATCCTGTAATAATCAGGATTTTATTTGCTGTTGCAATAATCTTTGGTGGTTTCGGAACATTTTTTTACATATTGCTTTGGATAATTGTTCCTAAAGCAGAAACAACCGCTCAAAAATTAGAAATGAAAGGTGATCCGGTAAACATTTCAAATATTGAGAAAGCAATAAAAGATGAATTTGAGAGTGTAAAAAAAAACTTTTTGAACAAAACAAATGTCGAAAGTTTCAATAAATTTAAAAAAGGACTTACTGATATAATTGATGCATTTGCTAACATTATTGTTAAATTGTTTAAAGGAGTTTCCGGCATAATTGGCGTTTCATTTATTATTGCCGGAATTCTTGCAATAATCATTGCATTCAGTTTCTTTTTCAGTAACTCAAATTCAAATATTCTGATATTTAATTACGATATTTTTAATTGGCAACCTTTAATAAATTTATTACCTACACCTTTTTCATCAACAATCACCTCAATCGGTCTGTTTTTATTAACAGCAATACCTGTGATAATGATAATTTACGCAGGTACAAGAATCCTTTTTAGATACAAGACAAAGGGGAAAGCATTTCGATATACGAGTTTAAGTTTGTGGACAATAGGTATAATTATTACAATATTTGCAGGAATAAAACTTGCAGAAAATTTTCAATCTGAAAATAAGCACACAAATACTTTTACATTAAGCGAAAATTTGTCAAGCACAATATATTTAAAATTAGATAGTGAGTATAACCGGGTTTTTAATAAGCCTGATTATGTTGTAGGTAATTATAATCTGGTTACCGGGAATGATCAGGTAAAACTGTTCGGCAAACCAAATTTTGATATTGTTAAAAGTAAAGATAACAAAACAAATTTAAAACTATTTTATTCTGCAACAGGCAAATCAAGAAAAGACGCATATTTAAGATCACAAAAAATATCTTATTTGTGGAATAACGAAGATTCTGTATTAAGCCTTCAACCTTATTTCACTATAAAAGGAGAGAATAAACTTTATAAACGTGATTTGTTTATTACCTTGGAAATACCTGTCGGAAAAACAATTTTTATTGATACAAGTATTGTTAACTTATTAGACGGAATAGAGAATACCGAAAACATGTGGGATCATGAAATGACTGACAAAAAGTGGGTAATGACAGATAACGGATTATCATTATTCATAAAGAATGATTCTGTTATTATTGAAGAAGAAATTATACAGCAGGAAATTGATACAGTAAAAACCGATACAAATATCAGCATATAA
- a CDS encoding branched-chain amino acid aminotransferase yields MDNINWSELAFGYVKTDYNVRCYYRNGKWGKVEISSSEYVPIHIAATAIHYGQESFEGMKAFKGKDGRVRLFRWEDNAKRMQDSAEGIMMAEPPVELFKEMINKVIKMNMRFVPPYGTGASLYIRPLLIGTGPQVGVRPADEYLLMIFVTPVGPYFKEGFSPVSMLITREFDRAAPLGTGKYKVGGNYAASLTSIKKAHDGGYANVLYLDAKEKKYIDECGPANFFGIKNNTYITPKSDSILPSITNKSLITLAEDMGLKTERRPVVLEELETFDEVGACGTAAVISPINKITDDESGKVYTYGKNPGEISTKLFNKLIAIQNGDEEDKFGWVDFVE; encoded by the coding sequence ATGGATAATATAAATTGGAGCGAACTGGCTTTCGGATATGTTAAGACAGATTATAATGTAAGATGCTATTACAGAAACGGTAAATGGGGAAAAGTTGAAATCTCTTCTTCTGAATATGTGCCGATACATATTGCAGCTACTGCAATTCATTACGGACAAGAATCATTTGAAGGAATGAAAGCTTTTAAAGGGAAAGACGGTAGAGTAAGACTTTTCAGATGGGAAGATAATGCAAAGAGAATGCAGGATTCAGCAGAAGGAATTATGATGGCTGAGCCGCCTGTTGAATTATTTAAAGAAATGATTAATAAAGTTATTAAAATGAATATGAGATTTGTTCCTCCATACGGAACAGGTGCTTCTCTGTATATTAGACCTTTATTAATCGGAACAGGACCGCAAGTCGGAGTCAGACCTGCCGATGAATATTTATTAATGATATTTGTTACACCTGTAGGTCCTTATTTTAAAGAAGGTTTCAGTCCTGTTTCAATGTTGATAACAAGAGAGTTTGACAGAGCTGCACCTCTCGGAACCGGGAAATATAAAGTCGGAGGAAATTATGCTGCAAGTCTCACTTCAATAAAAAAGGCACATGACGGAGGATATGCAAATGTGTTATACCTTGATGCAAAAGAAAAAAAATATATTGATGAATGCGGACCTGCTAATTTCTTCGGTATTAAAAACAATACATATATTACACCGAAGTCGGATTCAATTTTGCCGTCAATTACAAACAAAAGTCTTATTACTCTTGCTGAAGATATGGGTTTAAAAACTGAAAGAAGGCCGGTTGTATTAGAAGAATTAGAAACTTTTGACGAAGTAGGTGCATGTGGTACTGCAGCTGTAATAAGCCCTATTAATAAAATAACGGATGATGAATCCGGTAAAGTTTATACATACGGGAAAAATCCGGGTGAAATATCAACAAAATTATTTAATAAACTAATAGCTATCCAAAACGGTGATGAAGAAGATAAATTCGGTTGGGTAGATTTTGTTGAATAA
- a CDS encoding HD domain-containing protein: MNNDDVKNFKEEIQVLKERIEALDKLNHELAEQNEELREENDRHAEMLAFLPADAKRQFNTKRKTSSSLRYKMVTVLYSDVKGFTELSKEQDAEALIDELDNFFFQFDEVVERNNIQKVKSIGDTYMCAGGIPKKNRTNPVEVIMAALEMQAYLKKLQDESKKNDRNIWSLTFGVHTGPVTATVSGKKKISYDIKGDTANIASRIESASNPTEISVSGMTYEFIKEFFQCEYRSKMPVKYKGDVPVYVIKGYMPNLSVNGKGKIPNKIFNTKFQIVKFEDLNDYVLDRLERELPKHLYYHNYKHTIDVTIGVEIIGSGEGVGEEDMLLLKTAALFHDFGQVEGAVDHEEKGCKIAEQMLPEFGYDKEQIEIIKGIIMATKLPPQPKTLLEQIIADADLDYLGRRDMVPVSDALYQELKVQGIIGSFNDWNKLQVKFLSMHQYFTETARNMRKVNKDVQIQRIKDLITEE, encoded by the coding sequence ATGAATAATGATGATGTTAAAAATTTTAAAGAAGAGATTCAAGTTTTAAAAGAAAGAATTGAAGCATTGGATAAATTAAACCATGAACTTGCTGAACAAAACGAAGAATTAAGAGAAGAAAATGACAGACATGCTGAAATGCTGGCTTTTTTACCTGCAGATGCAAAGAGACAATTTAATACAAAAAGAAAGACATCTTCATCTTTAAGATATAAAATGGTTACAGTTTTATATTCTGATGTGAAGGGTTTTACAGAACTTTCAAAAGAACAGGATGCTGAAGCCTTGATTGATGAACTTGATAATTTCTTTTTCCAATTTGATGAAGTTGTTGAAAGAAATAATATCCAAAAAGTTAAGTCAATTGGTGATACATATATGTGTGCGGGAGGAATCCCGAAAAAGAACAGAACTAATCCGGTTGAAGTTATAATGGCGGCATTGGAAATGCAAGCTTATTTAAAAAAACTTCAAGATGAGTCAAAGAAAAATGACAGGAATATTTGGAGTTTAACATTCGGAGTTCATACCGGTCCTGTAACAGCAACAGTTTCAGGGAAAAAGAAAATTTCTTATGATATTAAAGGTGATACTGCAAATATTGCCAGCCGAATAGAATCTGCCAGTAATCCGACAGAAATTAGTGTTTCAGGAATGACTTATGAATTTATAAAAGAATTTTTTCAATGTGAATACAGGTCAAAGATGCCGGTTAAATATAAAGGAGATGTTCCTGTATATGTCATAAAGGGATACATGCCTAACTTATCGGTTAACGGAAAAGGGAAAATCCCGAATAAAATTTTCAATACAAAATTTCAAATCGTAAAATTTGAAGATTTGAATGATTATGTTTTAGACCGTTTGGAAAGAGAACTTCCGAAACACTTATATTATCATAATTATAAGCATACAATTGATGTAACTATAGGTGTTGAAATTATTGGCTCCGGCGAAGGGGTCGGAGAAGAAGATATGTTGCTGTTGAAGACGGCAGCCCTGTTTCATGATTTCGGACAAGTTGAAGGAGCTGTAGATCATGAAGAAAAGGGTTGTAAAATTGCTGAACAAATGTTGCCTGAATTTGGGTATGATAAGGAACAGATTGAAATAATTAAAGGGATTATTATGGCAACTAAACTTCCGCCGCAACCAAAAACACTCTTAGAGCAGATTATTGCTGATGCTGACTTGGATTATCTCGGGAGACGCGATATGGTTCCTGTTTCGGATGCTTTATATCAAGAATTAAAAGTGCAAGGTATCATAGGCTCTTTTAATGATTGGAATAAGTTGCAAGTAAAATTTTTAAGTATGCATCAATATTTTACCGAAACAGCCAGAAATATGCGTAAAGTAAATAAAGACGTACAAATTCAACGCATAAAAGACTTAATAACAGAAGAATAA
- a CDS encoding universal stress protein, with protein sequence MNLDRPIIIPWDYSEPAGFALNHSINMAKVLGCKVILLHIVKKMSDIENATKKLEEIVVQYEKESGLKPEFIVKAGSIFTDINKIIDEQNAFFAVMGTHGIKGMQKFTGSWALKVIVGSAAPFIVVQDEPKSDSFNKIVFPVDFKFSEKEKLVWAEFIYRHFKSKFYLCYIDSSDQYFKKKIIANMTIAKKFLTAKGVEYDIVKLEGKSISDEAINYAEEIKADLIMITTTKNISFHDYVLGASEQKMIANDKKIPVMTINPRKDLTKTKGFN encoded by the coding sequence ATGAATTTAGACAGACCAATAATTATTCCGTGGGATTATTCAGAACCGGCAGGATTTGCATTAAATCATTCAATAAATATGGCCAAAGTTTTAGGATGTAAGGTTATTTTATTGCACATTGTTAAAAAGATGTCAGATATTGAAAACGCAACGAAAAAATTAGAAGAAATTGTTGTTCAATATGAAAAAGAATCCGGACTAAAACCTGAATTTATTGTAAAAGCGGGAAGTATATTTACAGATATAAATAAAATAATTGATGAACAAAATGCTTTCTTTGCTGTTATGGGAACGCACGGAATCAAGGGGATGCAAAAGTTTACGGGAAGTTGGGCTCTTAAAGTTATTGTAGGTTCTGCAGCTCCTTTTATTGTTGTTCAAGATGAACCTAAATCTGACAGTTTTAATAAAATAGTATTTCCGGTTGATTTTAAATTTTCTGAAAAAGAAAAATTAGTTTGGGCCGAATTCATATACAGACACTTCAAATCCAAGTTCTATCTTTGCTATATTGATTCTTCCGATCAGTATTTTAAAAAGAAAATTATTGCAAATATGACAATTGCTAAAAAGTTTTTAACTGCAAAAGGTGTTGAGTATGATATAGTTAAACTTGAGGGTAAAAGTATTTCTGATGAAGCAATAAATTATGCCGAAGAAATTAAGGCAGACTTAATTATGATTACTACTACTAAAAATATAAGTTTTCATGACTATGTGCTGGGAGCATCTGAACAAAAAATGATAGCTAACGATAAAAAAATTCCGGTTATGACTATAAACCCAAGAAAAGACCTTACAAAAACTAAAGGATTTAATTAG